One genomic region from Equus asinus isolate D_3611 breed Donkey chromosome 10, EquAss-T2T_v2, whole genome shotgun sequence encodes:
- the DIPK1B gene encoding divergent protein kinase domain 1B isoform X1: MRRLRRLAHLVLFCPFSKGLQGRLPGLRVKCVFLVWLGVFAGSWLAYMHYSSYAELCRGHVCQVVICDQYHKGIISGSICQDLCNLHKVEWRTCLSSVPGQQDPCGPVQVYSGLWQGKEVTIKCGIEESLNSKAGSDSAPRRELVLFDKPTRGTSIKEFREMTLGFLKANLGDLPSLPALVGQVLLMADFNQDSRVSLAEAKSMWALLQRNEFLLLLSLQEKEHASRLLGYCGDLYVTEGAPHGSWHGAALPPLLRPLLPPALHSALQQWLGPAWPWRAKIAIGLLEFVEELFHGSYGTFYMCETTLANVGYTAKYDFKMADLQQVAPEAAVRRFLQGRHCEHSSDCTYGRDCRAPCDKLMRQCKGDLIQPNLAKVCELLRDYLLPGAPADLHAELGRQLRTCTTLSGLASQVEAHHSLVLSHLKTLLWKKISNTKYS, encoded by the exons ATGCGGCGGCTGCGGCGCCTGGCGCACCTGGTGCTCTTCTGCCCCTTCTCCAAGGGCCTGCAG GGCCGGCTCCCGGGCCTCAGGGTCAAGTGCGTCTTCCTGGTCTGGCTGGGGGTCTTTGCGGGCAGCTGGTTGGCGTACATGCACTACTCGTCCTATGCGGAGCTCTGCCGCGGGCACGTCTGCCAGGTGGTCATC TGTGACCAGTACCACAAGGGCATCATCTCGGGCTCCATCTGCCAGGACCTGTGCAACCTGCACAAGGTGGAGTGGAGGACCTGCCTCTCTTCCGTCCCAGGCCAGCAG GATCCCTGTGGCCCTGTCCAGGTGTACAGCGGGCTCTGGCAGGGCAAGGAGGTGACCATCAAGTGTGGCATTGAGGAGAGCCTGAACTCCAAGGCTGGGTCGGACTCGGCCCCCCGGCGGGAGCTGGTGCTGTTTGACAAGCCCACGAGGGGCACCTCGATTAAGGAGTTCCGGGAAATGACCCTCGGCTTTCTGAAG GCGAACCTGGGAGACCTGCCCTCGCTGCCTGCGCTGGTGGGACAGGTCCTGCTCATGGCTGACTTCAACCAGGACAGCAGGGTGTCGCTGGCCGAGGCCAAGTCAATGTGGGCCCTGCTGCAGAGAAACGAGTTTCTACTGCTGCTGTCGCTGCAGGAGAAGGAGCACGCCTCCAGGCTGCTGGGCTACTGCGGGGACCTCTACGTCACTGAGGGCGCCCCACACGGCTCCTGGCATGGGGCCGCGCTCCCGCCCCTGCTGCGCCCGCTGCTGCCCCCCGCCCTGCACAGTGCCCTCCAGCAGTGGCTGGGGCCCGCGTGGCCGTGGCGGGCCAAGATCGCCATCGGCCTGCTGGAGTTcgtggaggagctcttccacggCTCCTACGGGACCTTCTACATGTGCGAGACCACGCTGGCCAACGTGGGCTACACGGCCAAGTATGACTTCAAGATGGCCGACCTGCAGCAGGTGGCACCCGAGGCCGCTGTGCGCCGCTTCCTGCAGGGCCGCCACTGTGAGCACAGCTCGGACTGCACGTACGGGCGCGACTGCAGGGCCCCCTGCGACAAGCTCATGCGGCAGTGCAAGGGTGACCTCATCCAGCCCAACCTGGCCAAGGTGTGCGAACTGCTGCGGGACTACCTGCTGCCTGGCGCCCCCGCCGACCTGCACGCGGAGCTGGGCAGGCAGCTGCGCACCTGCACCACGCTGAGCGGGCTGGCCAGCCAGGTGGAGGCGCACCACTCGCTCGTGCTGAGCCATCTCAAGACGCTGCTCTGGAAGAAGATCTCCAACACCAAGTACTCCTGA
- the DIPK1B gene encoding divergent protein kinase domain 1B isoform X2 gives MRRLRRLAHLVLFCPFSKGLQGRLPGLRVKCVFLVWLGVFAGSWLAYMHYSSYAELCRGHVCQVVICDQYHKGIISGSICQDLCNLHKVEWRTCLSSVPGQQVYSGLWQGKEVTIKCGIEESLNSKAGSDSAPRRELVLFDKPTRGTSIKEFREMTLGFLKANLGDLPSLPALVGQVLLMADFNQDSRVSLAEAKSMWALLQRNEFLLLLSLQEKEHASRLLGYCGDLYVTEGAPHGSWHGAALPPLLRPLLPPALHSALQQWLGPAWPWRAKIAIGLLEFVEELFHGSYGTFYMCETTLANVGYTAKYDFKMADLQQVAPEAAVRRFLQGRHCEHSSDCTYGRDCRAPCDKLMRQCKGDLIQPNLAKVCELLRDYLLPGAPADLHAELGRQLRTCTTLSGLASQVEAHHSLVLSHLKTLLWKKISNTKYS, from the exons ATGCGGCGGCTGCGGCGCCTGGCGCACCTGGTGCTCTTCTGCCCCTTCTCCAAGGGCCTGCAG GGCCGGCTCCCGGGCCTCAGGGTCAAGTGCGTCTTCCTGGTCTGGCTGGGGGTCTTTGCGGGCAGCTGGTTGGCGTACATGCACTACTCGTCCTATGCGGAGCTCTGCCGCGGGCACGTCTGCCAGGTGGTCATC TGTGACCAGTACCACAAGGGCATCATCTCGGGCTCCATCTGCCAGGACCTGTGCAACCTGCACAAGGTGGAGTGGAGGACCTGCCTCTCTTCCGTCCCAGGCCAGCAG GTGTACAGCGGGCTCTGGCAGGGCAAGGAGGTGACCATCAAGTGTGGCATTGAGGAGAGCCTGAACTCCAAGGCTGGGTCGGACTCGGCCCCCCGGCGGGAGCTGGTGCTGTTTGACAAGCCCACGAGGGGCACCTCGATTAAGGAGTTCCGGGAAATGACCCTCGGCTTTCTGAAG GCGAACCTGGGAGACCTGCCCTCGCTGCCTGCGCTGGTGGGACAGGTCCTGCTCATGGCTGACTTCAACCAGGACAGCAGGGTGTCGCTGGCCGAGGCCAAGTCAATGTGGGCCCTGCTGCAGAGAAACGAGTTTCTACTGCTGCTGTCGCTGCAGGAGAAGGAGCACGCCTCCAGGCTGCTGGGCTACTGCGGGGACCTCTACGTCACTGAGGGCGCCCCACACGGCTCCTGGCATGGGGCCGCGCTCCCGCCCCTGCTGCGCCCGCTGCTGCCCCCCGCCCTGCACAGTGCCCTCCAGCAGTGGCTGGGGCCCGCGTGGCCGTGGCGGGCCAAGATCGCCATCGGCCTGCTGGAGTTcgtggaggagctcttccacggCTCCTACGGGACCTTCTACATGTGCGAGACCACGCTGGCCAACGTGGGCTACACGGCCAAGTATGACTTCAAGATGGCCGACCTGCAGCAGGTGGCACCCGAGGCCGCTGTGCGCCGCTTCCTGCAGGGCCGCCACTGTGAGCACAGCTCGGACTGCACGTACGGGCGCGACTGCAGGGCCCCCTGCGACAAGCTCATGCGGCAGTGCAAGGGTGACCTCATCCAGCCCAACCTGGCCAAGGTGTGCGAACTGCTGCGGGACTACCTGCTGCCTGGCGCCCCCGCCGACCTGCACGCGGAGCTGGGCAGGCAGCTGCGCACCTGCACCACGCTGAGCGGGCTGGCCAGCCAGGTGGAGGCGCACCACTCGCTCGTGCTGAGCCATCTCAAGACGCTGCTCTGGAAGAAGATCTCCAACACCAAGTACTCCTGA
- the LOC106845519 gene encoding epididymal-specific lipocalin-10-like, whose translation MLALALVLAVGSQPQEQIPREVHNLNWNKFAGFWYILAIASNAPGFLPSRDKRKLGACMVRVHKTGQLKMVLAFNWSQGCQSHTLLLRKDRKKAVFRNTLKGVEGFRVLCTDYSSGLVHLRLGRAGRSSKTLLLFSRQTTSSFPSMKKFVDTCEMLELSKSATILPKDASCAHTILP comes from the exons ATGCTGGCCCTGGCACTGGTGCTGGCTGTGGGGTCCCAGCCGCAGGAGCAGATCCCCAGGGAGGTCCACAACCTCAACTGGAACAAG TTTGCAGGGTTCTGGTACATTCTTGCCATCGCCTCTAATGCCCCAGGATTCTTGCCGAGCAGAGACAAGAGGAAGCTGGGGGCGTGCATGGTGAGGGTTCACAAAACGGGCCAGCTGAAGATGGTCCTCGCCTTCAACTG GTCGCAGGGGTGCCAGTCGCACACGTTACTTCTGCGGAAAGACAGGAAGAAGGCCGTGTTCAGGAACACCC TGAAGGGTGTGGAGGGCTTCCGCGTGCTGTGCACCGACTACAGCTCCGGCCTCGTGCACCTGCGCCTGGGCCGGGCCGGCCGCTCCTCCAAGACCCTGCTGCTCTTCA GCAGACAGACCACATCCAGCTTCCCAAGTATGAAAAAATTCGTAGACACGTGTGAGATGTTGGAGCTCTCAAAGAGTGCGACCATTCTCCCGAAAGACG CCTCCTGTGCGCACACCATCCTGCCGTGA